The DNA region ATGACCCTACTGGCCATGTTTTCATCAGGGATTTTTTTCCTGAAGTACTCTTCCTTCTGGGGGTTGTTGAACCCTCGTATCTCTGTCACTCGGTCGACGAGATCGACTGGAATGCGATTTGCAGCTGCGGGCCTGGAGGTGATCCAGATGTGTGCAGAGGGCAGCAGGTTCCCCTTGAAGAGATTTGTCAGTAGTACGTCCACTGAAGCTGGCTCTGAGACACTGCAGCAGGACCCGTTGCGGTCAAAGTCCAGGGGAAGCCGGCATTCATCCAACCCATCAAATATCAGCACAAGCTTGTATTTGCCAAAATCTGAAATTCCTGATTCTTTTGCCTCTACAAGAAAATGATGAAGAAGCTGCGTCAGCGTGCAGCATCTCTCCTTCATCAGATTCAGCTCCCGAAACGGAAGATTCATCAGGAGTTGGATATCCTGGTTAACTCTTCCCTCTGCCCATTCAAGATTAAACTTCTGCACGGAGATTGTTTTTCCGATGCCAGAAATCCCTTTAGTCAGCACGATTCTGATGAATCTGTCTTGTCCGAGTAGGGGCTTAAAGACGTCTTCACATTTGATTGGCTTATCTTCTGTTGGACGTCTCCTGGATGCGGCCTCAATCTGCCTGACCTCATGTTCATAGTTAACGCTTCCACTGactccctctgtgatgtagagctccGTGTACACCTTGTTGAGGAGCGTCTGGTTCCCGTGCTGTGCCACTCCCTCGTAAATGTATTCGAACTTTTTCAATTTGTGTCTGAGTTTGCGCTGGCAGACGTCAAGCTCTCCATAAATGTCTAGTTGTacaaagaagacagagagaagaatatAATTTTGGGGGAAAACACCAAATATAAGTTCTTACATTAGGACAATAGCAacacattattatattacacaCTGTACTTGTTCCTACTTACGTTTCTCCAGTTTGTTAGCAAGCTCTCTTTGACCTATTTCCTTTAAGACATGTAGTGTAATCTTCAGGGCCCCCTCACTGGCACTGCTGTCTTGCTTTTTGTCTTCAGTAGTCAAACAGTCGTCCTCCTGCTCGTCACTCTCAGCAGATGGTGACAGGTGAGGAAACAGCATCCTTCCATAACCTTTCAGCTCACTCAGCAAAATGTTCAAGGCGTGTTTTTCCACCAACTGCAATGGACGACGAAGAAGAAGGAGCGTAGCTTTAATACAGTAGGGTCACATCCAGGATAACTTCTGTAACTACTGTGCGCATCAGAGACACAACGTACCTTAAATATGGCCTTTCCATCCATTTCTGTCGATTCTGAACGGTCATATTGGTCCCTTGAGTGAAATATTGagaataatgttattttaagtGCTTCCATAGTCTGCACcatgatttttaaaatatgtcttgAAGTGGCTTCGATTGAAGTGACATTGGTTCTTAGTTACTGTGGCAACATAAGAATTGTGCTCAATAAGTACACATGCGTCTTTGCTGATGTTGGGATAACTTCCACCTACTTGTCACGTTTCAGGATAAGTAAAGCAATTATGGCTAAGCTGAGAATTCGTAACTaaattggttttttttttttttgcatatcgTTCAGCCCTTTTTTTTAGTCTAGACCAAATATCTcataaagaacatttaaaaagacgTCAACTATTACTCAAAGTGCAGACAGAgaaatttaaaatacatttcaataataaataaacagaacagaCTTCACGTACCTGTCTGCATCGTCCTCGCTGAAGTCGGGCTGGACCATCATGGAGGAGTCACTTTTCATGGACAGGCAGGATGATGACGGCAAGTTTGATTTCCCAAAATTAACTGAGCTGAAATATAAAGTCAGTGGGTTGTATTCTCATTTGACAACAGGTGTCATGGCAATCAGGTCACcattgtcaagatatttcactttgaaCCAAAGTGTGAGACAGACCAACAACCCCCTCATCGCTACCACAGCTACAGACCCAGAGTAGACTTCACGTACCTGTCTGCATCGTCCTCGCTGAAGTCGGGCTGAACCATCATGGAGGCGTCACTTTTCATGGACAGGCAGGATGATGCCGGCAGCTGTGGCCCCGCAGGATGCTCTCCAGTCTCTTCAGCGGCATCCATTTTAAAGCCAACACCTAGTTTGTTTGTTATGGAGTTATAAagttacattttgtacagtggTCAGACTCAGTactcatacatatatacatatatatatatatacatatatacatgtatatatgtatatacatgtatatatatatacatgtatatatacacatgtatgtatatatgtatatatatatgtgtatatatatatatacacacatatatatacatatatacacatatatacatatatatttacatttagattttgcTCAATATGTAGGACATTTACGTTTCTTAAATAATAGtaacaataaatataataattacaataagcaaaacatgaTTATTAATGAGAATAAACTGAGAACCGAATTGACCATGAAAATATTCCAAATTCAACTGATTCATCCACAAAATTGGACTTTAAAGTTCTACATCTGGAATACAGGATGTTCACAGTACGACACAAATATTAAAACTTCAAGAactgtgaggagagaaagacgAAGGTAAGAAGTGGAAAGTGTTCATGTGTCATGTGACTGGATGTCACTTGTAACGTGAACCACTGTCACAGTTTCCCGGTACATCGTGTTTAAGTTGAACCGACGTTGAGAAGACGACCAGGGTCACCGGGggagagtgaaagtgaaagtgaaagtttttcCACCGACTGTTCGAAGACGTTGATTAAACGTTCACATTTCGATCATATTTCACAAGTGACATGTTTCATCCTCTCTAATGTGCACATCAACAGCCTATTTCTCACCTGAAGGCCGCTGCTGCGAATCCCGGTGAAAGATCTTCAAACAGCCGGTGAACAACTGTCACTTCCGCTTCTATTCACAGGCGGGTGTAGATGGTGCGTCGCCTTTACTTTCCTTCTTATTAATGTGATCTCACGACTCAGGGAGGGGTGtagatggaggaagaggtgaaGGTGGAGTTAGTCGAGTGTGTTCTGGAGGTGTGGTTACAGCAGTGGTGCAGAGGTGGAGCCCAAAGTCCCTGGTGAGGCCTCTGGTTGCTTTCAGGCTGGTTGACGTGATATGAGGACGTAACAAAGTTCATTTAATTTATGGATCACCCCTTAAGGGGCCCCACCCCCTAGGTTGGAAACCACTTGACTAAACTAGCCAACAGtgtaaaaagtagttaaaactagaaCTTAGTTTAAGCCTTGCAGagatgaaaatgcaaaacattcaaaCCTGATGGTCACCAGCAGACCGCCCCACTACACCAGTTTCAATATTCCCAAGATgcttttcaaaaataaatgatcatgtTTTTTCGAGAAATTCTTGGAAATACATTGTAAATTGCACTGCACTTATTACCAACACAGTGAGTTCACTTCGAGTGTTAAGAAGAGCAAACATTACAACTGATACTTCCTTTTATTGGTTTTCAAACAAGAGAtcacaaaatgtacaatgtgtATACCAATCATGCTGAATGGCAAGCAATCCTGTTTCATCCAACACAAACGCAGTGACTGTTAAAAggttcaaatgaaataaaaactggaCCATTTGCCATCTTAACATTATTTAACACCAGTCAACCAAAAGCTGACGTTTTAGCCTGCAGACTTAATTCTTTGACAACATGCACACCATGTCACCCAACGATGAGTGCTTGTGTCGAGAACCCCTTTCTACACAGTAAAAAGGACTAAAATGATGGGTGATCAGTTAAtgacacaatcaaaacaaataacgtcaaaatgtacaaatttgAGATTACAAAAACTAATTCCTCCCTGCACACCTACACTGACTTTACAAAGGCCGCTTTGTAGCCGTGTTTCCGTTCCTCATTCCCACTGTCTGAGCTGGACTTGGCCTGGTCTGAGGTCTGTTCCTTTGGGTTGGGATCGCAGCCTTTGTCCCGGGCGTCTGTGGCTTCTTTTTCACTGGTGGACTTCTCTGGCTCGGTTGCATCTGTCTGACCGTCCACTGGTGGACAGGGAAACGCCTCTGGCTCTGGGTCAGGCTGTGGGTAAGAGAAGATTCTTTTACTTCTGTCGGGATATCTTAAAAACCCCGAGTGTAAACAGATGTCCCTGCGTTTTGGTGAATATTTCGGCTAAGGGACAAACATTGTGGTAGTGATTCTGATGGATTTGACCATTATCATTTCCTGGAACGATTATGAAATTCAAAGAGAGCCGCGTCACCTTGTTATATGGTTCAGCGTTGGCAGAATTTGGCCTTTTTGTTTGAGTATTTGTTTgacagtgtatgtgtgctttttgCCAGCCGCTCCCTGCTCAGCACACACGGCTTGACACATTAAAGACAACACATAAGACGAAGCGAGTGTTGCCTCTCTAACTGAAactgagacacaaagaaaacGAGGAAGAGGCGTGTAGGGATGGATGCAATACTTGGGCTAATAATGTGGTCTTAAACATTTGAACACTCTCGACCTCTCCGCTCATCTAGAAGTGTTCTGCTGAGACGGAGACGCAGCATATAAATCAAGACGTTCCCTAACTTTGACTCGTCTATGTTCTCCACTGacttattgttattgttattattattaacatccATCCTGAACTtccatctatttttattttatcttctaattgttaaagtgtttttatatcCTTTTGAGTTTTACTGTCTTTGTATATGAAATATGCTGCATAAATAAACTTTCCTTGCATCATATTATTGTTAGAATtctaattaatgattaatagTTATGACACATAGAAGCAGCTAAAGATATGCATTTTCTCATCAAAAAGTAATGAGGtgtaaaagagacagaaacgtGAGCAGGAGGTGCTTCTGACTGCAAAATGAATTTATAGTCAGAAGAAATACTGTCAAACActtgtagtttcattttttctgAACTCTAATAGCATGTTGCTTGACTAATACCCTGCAGCTTTACGACAGCCTCACCGCTCATCCATCAGGGATGATGGATTAAGATTAAAAGACGGAGATCTAAAGCAACAGTCAGCGGTCTGTGCACCCCTCAGTGGTCTTTTGGACACAGCCACTACAGTCCATCAACGGTAAATCTAttgaaatataaacataatataGAAATTAAAGGACTGATTTCAAAAATCTTCTGGCCCTGGACGACCCCTCACCTCGCTGAAACCCAGGCCACAGTGTCTCCGGTTCCGGCCTGACAGCTTCCCATCCATTCCCTGCTGGTACTGCATCTCTAGCTGCTCGTTGATCTTCCGATCTTCCTGCCCTGCAGAGGAGACACCGGTCACAGCAGGCACACCCAGCCATTACAGGCCTATCCATGCATGGATAGATCTGTGCGGCGGATGTGTAGTGGGGAAGCCGGGTTAATTGCATTGGGCATAAGGACGAGGCAGAATGGGTAAGTAGCAAAGGGACAGTAGTTTGGTCTTTATCAGAACAAATACATCATTTTACAAACGCTAAATAAAGAAGCTTACCACTGCGGAAGTGGGATGTTGACTTGTGGTCACCAATAACAAGGCGCCCGGTGTGTTCTTtctggaaaacagaaacaagtcaATTATAAATCAATTGTTCCAACCTCTCTAAAGATTATAGAGTCACAGTGCAAGTAAAACACAGCTTTAACGTTTTCCTTATCTCTATATGCTATGGACTACAGGCCCACATTtaagtgaagtaaaagtatagtGATCTACACAGAACAAACCTTGCCAGCACCCATCAACCGTAAAAACTTCTGCTTCCTTTCATTGCTTCCCAGATCAGCTGATGCCCACTGAGTAGACCCATCCTGCCAAAGCAAAACGTTGTTATCACGAGGACTCATACGCTCAACAAGAGAAGAACTCCATCAAAAACATAAAGCTCATGTCATCAGATCGTTTACACAATCATGGATTTTACAAAGCAGTAGAGGCTGTTTCTAACCAACAGGCTTTACCCTCTGAAGACTCACACAGTCTGGTCGAATGAGAGGAAGGATGAACGGTTCCTCCGGTCGACTCGAGGTACGTTTGATGATGTTTATTGTCAGATATCTTTTGAGACTTTGTTGGTCTACTAAGTGTCTAAGTGAGCCTTTTGTGAGTATGAGTAGATATAGAGAATAAAATAGCAGATAACTTAAATTGCATAGATGATCTCCTacatacatgaaataaatatttgccATTCAACTGAACATTAAGGATGATTTGACCTTTACAACAGGAAACCTGTCCTCAATCCATTCATTGGTTGTGTACAAAATGTGTCTAACTTTATCTGAAGAAGTTAGCTAAAGTAATTTTCACTGGCATAAGTGTCCCAAGTTAACATTATAGTGACTATTGTCGTTAATTGTGGTCAGATATTTTAGGAACAGGCAGGTCtgaaaaatatttctgattttttttaaacacattagTGAGAATATAACGTTTGTGGTacattaaaaagaagataaaatgcGAGCTCCAGTCAGTAATCTTTGTAAAACACCTCCAAGTCAACACACTGTCAAAGGCACTGTAAGTTTATCTTAATCGCATTAAATGCAACATAACGTTAGTACAATGTGTCACACGTCTTGTGCAATATAATTTCCAATCAACCCAAAAAAGGGGATTAAACTTTGTCCGGACTGCCAACAAAAACGTGCTCAGATTTCACGATAAAGCCGTTGAATCCTGACGTTAGCAAACAAGCTAACGCGACGCTAACCGTATCTAAGTAATTCATAGCTTTCATCAACAGATATCGTTCATTTTTTATAATTTACTCACTTCATCGGGGGACGCAGGTCGTTTTGTCCCATGCCTGTCTTCTGGAGAACTCATTATGGACGACAGCTTTAGTACAATGTCAGTAAATGTTTCATGCCACCTAGCACAAGCTAGCTGGTTTTGTCAACAAGCCTCCGTGTCGccacttcctgttctgtcttcttcttcgtttgtgttttgcagtcGGTTTTGGTAACTATCTGCTGCCGCCCGCTGGTGGATTGTGTTACATCACCCTTAAAACAGATACCTGTTGATGAAAGACACCgaacgagaggagaggtgaattaaactgaaagtgaggtCCAGTCAGTCAGCAAGCAggcaaatatttaaaataatagcTCATTTGTGCGATGAAATGCTTTGTTGGGCTAAAGTTTTACTGTCCTTGGCAACCTCAAGAGGGAATTTAATCATCTGCgatttaaaacacatcactgaaacaagatagatagatagatactttATTTATCCTCATACCAGCAGCAGTGCATGAACGAACtgcaataaacaaaacacaagtgatAGTAAAGAAATACAGGTAAAAAGTAAACCCTTTAaacatgtgcatgcatacagTGTGCAAATTCTGCAAAATGGATGTAATACTAAGTTGTAAGTTAAAAAGATGTATTGCACTTTGCCAGAAGTTACAGAGAAAGTAGGCCTAAGTATAAGTCCAGTTAGAGTCCAGTATGACGTCAGCAGCCTCCCAGTCCACTGCGCCAGAGCGGGGACAAAGATTCAGGTCTGGTCTCAGAGTGTCAGGATGTTAATAGAAAAACTTCTTGAATTTAGAGATTATATTTCAGTGGAGGATGATTCAGCAGCCTGGCAACATACCTTCAGGTCGGATCATAATTAAAATAGAGCTTGAATCTGGATATTTGACTTGTCTTCAGCCTGTTCTGATTCAGTCACACTCAGGTATCTATTTCCAAAAGCCTTCACCGTGTGGGGTCATGGCCATGTGAGGCGTGTGTACCAAACGAATCCTCTGCTGGATGTCCTGCACTAAAACCGCCAAAAGGTGGCGTAagagtaaatgtaataaagcaACAGCCCGAGGCGCTCGCGCCCCTGACAGGACGCTGGAGCTCCATCACGGAGATTTTAACCGAGGAGCGTTTAGACTTCCAGTCCCTTTTAATAAGCTTTAATCACGcagagtaataataataaataataaaaataaaataatcagacCTTTAAGACTTTATAAGATCTGTTGGGCTCCAGAGAAGACGAGAAAAGAGATTTATTTCTAATCACAGACTTGATCAAAAATTTTTATTCCCAATTTGactttaaacatttgttttttttcactgataCACGACCACTGGTGAGACATTTCCTAAGTacatatacaaaatattaaCGCAGAGAAAACGGtttcacatt from Enoplosus armatus isolate fEnoArm2 chromosome 6, fEnoArm2.hap1, whole genome shotgun sequence includes:
- the c6h11orf58 gene encoding small acidic protein — translated: MSSPEDRHGTKRPASPDEDGSTQWASADLGSNERKQKFLRLMGAGKKEHTGRLVIGDHKSTSHFRSGQEDRKINEQLEMQYQQGMDGKLSGRNRRHCGLGFSEPDPEPEAFPCPPVDGQTDATEPEKSTSEKEATDARDKGCDPNPKEQTSDQAKSSSDSGNEERKHGYKAAFVKSV